The following proteins are co-located in the Bacteroidota bacterium genome:
- a CDS encoding type II toxin-antitoxin system prevent-host-death family antitoxin, whose translation MGKVKEPDATYVVDRNGKKTAVIIGVREYERLMEDVADLAAIASRRDEKTVPWEQVKRRLRRDGLL comes from the coding sequence ATGGGCAAGGTGAAGGAGCCTGACGCCACGTACGTGGTTGATCGAAATGGGAAAAAGACAGCCGTGATTATCGGCGTGAGGGAGTACGAACGACTCATGGAGGACGTGGCGGATCTTGCTGCCATAGCGTCCAGAAGAGACGAAAAGACGGTTCCGTGGGAGCAGGTGAAAAGACGGCTCAGACGTGATGGTCTCTTATAG
- a CDS encoding type II toxin-antitoxin system RelE/ParE family toxin, with protein sequence MVSYRIAFKPSAERELRKLSRSVTPRITKAIEALANDPFPHRSEKITGSSNAYRIRVSDYRVIYTVEKDLLMITVIRVGHRREVYRKP encoded by the coding sequence ATGGTCTCTTATAGAATTGCGTTCAAGCCGTCAGCAGAAAGGGAGTTGAGAAAGCTGTCGAGATCGGTCACCCCAAGAATCACGAAAGCGATCGAAGCCTTGGCTAATGACCCATTCCCTCATCGGTCGGAGAAGATTACAGGATCGTCTAACGCATATCGCATTCGAGTCAGTGACTACCGCGTCATCTACACAGTTGAGAAAGATCTTCTGATGATCACCGTCATCCGCGTTGGCCATCGCAGAGAGGTGTACAGAAAACCTTAA
- a CDS encoding mechanosensitive ion channel family protein has product MDRIFQFFTSVRHALDIPIFRLGDFEVSLWTVVYMTVSIVLLVYLSGKLKNWLTNTVLRRSTLEVSVRQSVGTIIRYIVVVIGFLIIVQTAGIDLTTLNVLAGAIGIGVGFGLQNIASNFISGLIILFERPIKTGDRIEVGEVEGDVVAINARSTTVVTNDNIAIIVPNSKFVSENVINWGYVDRKIRFRIPVGVAYGSEPRHVEQLLLDVAKENPDVLDDPPPAVRFLSFGDSSLDFELRAWTSSLLHRKGKLVSDLNFSIHNKLQSAGVLIPFPQRDVHIRSVPPELTGKGKKRGAGRDGNK; this is encoded by the coding sequence ATGGATAGAATATTCCAGTTCTTTACCTCGGTAAGACACGCTCTCGACATTCCGATCTTCCGTCTCGGTGATTTCGAAGTGTCGTTGTGGACTGTCGTCTATATGACAGTATCAATTGTTCTTCTCGTTTATCTCTCCGGAAAACTCAAGAACTGGCTCACCAACACAGTCCTCCGACGGAGCACATTGGAGGTAAGTGTCCGCCAATCGGTTGGTACAATCATCCGCTACATTGTCGTCGTGATCGGCTTTCTTATTATCGTTCAAACGGCCGGCATAGACCTGACAACGCTGAATGTTCTTGCCGGCGCCATCGGTATTGGTGTAGGATTCGGTTTGCAAAACATTGCAAGCAACTTCATCAGCGGCCTGATTATTCTTTTCGAGCGACCGATAAAGACTGGTGATAGAATTGAAGTCGGAGAGGTTGAAGGAGACGTTGTTGCCATCAATGCACGCAGCACAACAGTAGTGACGAATGACAATATTGCCATCATCGTTCCGAACTCCAAGTTTGTGTCCGAGAATGTCATTAATTGGGGCTACGTGGATCGGAAGATCCGCTTCCGGATTCCGGTCGGCGTTGCCTACGGCTCAGAGCCGCGACACGTGGAACAATTGCTTCTCGATGTTGCGAAGGAGAATCCCGACGTTCTCGACGATCCGCCACCCGCCGTGCGCTTCCTGAGTTTCGGCGACAGCAGTCTTGACTTTGAACTGCGGGCATGGACATCATCCCTCTTGCATAGAAAGGGAAAACTCGTCAGCGATCTGAATTTTTCCATACACAACAAACTCCAGTCTGCCGGCGTACTGATTCCGTTCCCTCAACGTGACGTACACATTCGCAGCGTTCCTCCCGAATTGACTGGCAAGGGAAAGAAAAGGGGAGCAGGCAGGGACGGCAACAAATGA
- a CDS encoding LapA family protein → MEKLRLVGALIGVVLLIIVILQNTEDVDTRILFVTISMPRALLIFISALIGAAVGIVAGMILSKKKPDII, encoded by the coding sequence ATGGAAAAGCTGAGGCTTGTTGGCGCACTCATCGGAGTGGTTCTTCTCATCATCGTCATTCTGCAGAACACCGAGGATGTTGATACTCGCATTCTTTTTGTCACCATCAGTATGCCCCGGGCTCTTTTGATCTTCATCTCGGCGTTGATTGGAGCGGCTGTGGGCATTGTCGCCGGCATGATTCTCAGCAAGAAAAAACCCGACATTATTTAG
- a CDS encoding SLC13 family permease, whose amino-acid sequence MTVEMIVVLAVVLLAVVLFATERFPVDQVALTIMAILLLSGIITPQEGIAGFSNTATVTVGAMFVLSAGLFRTGVVNYLGALVVRLFKFNLWVALLATMVVVGGLSAFVNNTPIVAIFLPIMLGASRDIGTPASKLLMPLSFASMFGGVCTLIGTSTNILISSIAVRYDQAPFGMFEFSALGLIFFAAGTIYMMVIGIRLIPTRESDTMLTDKFGLGEYITEVILQPEAKSVGTQLNNCPLVEELGVQVLDVFRDGKRLHVSPASTTLAAGDLLRVVGDVKKIKALQERVGITIKPSMKFTDADLESEDMLLVEAIVAPISNLAGKSLKQSQFRSRFNATVLAIRHRGTLMRENLGDTRLRSGDSLLLEIAKDQIDAFRASNEFVFVSEVGLPKFRRRKVIPALLIVAGVVSGAALGLVDIVAAAIAGSVLLVLFRCITMEEAYRAIDWKVIFLLAGTLSLGLALEKTGAAALLSTQLIALVGDLGPVALVAVFYLLTSLLTETMSNNATAVLLAPIAIGSAQAMGVDARPLLMAVAFAASASFMTPVGYQTNTMIYGVGRYRFADFLKVGAPLNLIFWILATLLIPVFWPF is encoded by the coding sequence ATGACAGTCGAGATGATTGTCGTCCTTGCTGTTGTTCTGCTCGCAGTTGTTCTCTTTGCGACTGAACGTTTCCCCGTTGATCAAGTAGCTCTGACGATCATGGCTATTCTGTTACTCAGCGGAATTATCACGCCGCAAGAAGGAATAGCCGGTTTCAGCAACACCGCAACAGTGACCGTAGGAGCGATGTTCGTGCTCAGCGCGGGATTGTTCCGCACGGGAGTCGTCAACTATCTCGGCGCGCTGGTGGTACGGTTGTTCAAATTCAATTTGTGGGTTGCGCTCCTTGCCACGATGGTTGTTGTAGGCGGGCTTTCCGCATTTGTCAACAACACGCCGATCGTCGCAATCTTTCTTCCAATCATGTTGGGCGCTTCGCGTGATATCGGAACCCCTGCCTCGAAGCTGTTGATGCCCCTCTCATTCGCGTCCATGTTCGGAGGAGTTTGCACACTGATCGGAACCTCTACCAACATTCTTATCAGTTCTATTGCAGTCCGGTACGATCAAGCGCCGTTCGGGATGTTCGAGTTTTCGGCGTTGGGGTTGATCTTCTTTGCGGCAGGCACAATCTATATGATGGTCATCGGCATCCGGCTCATTCCGACAAGAGAATCGGATACGATGCTGACGGACAAGTTCGGGCTTGGCGAGTATATCACAGAGGTCATCCTTCAACCCGAGGCAAAATCCGTCGGCACGCAGTTGAATAACTGCCCGCTTGTCGAGGAACTCGGCGTACAGGTTCTTGATGTGTTTAGAGACGGAAAGCGGCTGCACGTATCGCCGGCCTCAACAACACTTGCTGCGGGTGACTTGCTTCGCGTAGTTGGAGATGTGAAGAAAATCAAAGCCCTGCAAGAGCGGGTGGGCATCACAATCAAACCCTCCATGAAATTCACGGACGCGGACCTCGAATCGGAAGACATGCTTCTCGTTGAGGCAATCGTTGCGCCTATTTCGAACCTTGCCGGCAAGTCACTGAAGCAATCGCAATTTCGAAGCAGATTCAACGCAACGGTTCTCGCCATCCGCCATCGGGGGACATTGATGAGGGAGAATTTGGGTGACACACGCTTGCGTTCGGGGGATTCGCTGCTGCTGGAGATTGCCAAGGATCAGATTGATGCTTTCAGGGCAAGCAACGAATTTGTGTTTGTCTCCGAAGTCGGCTTGCCGAAGTTCAGGCGGAGAAAAGTCATTCCCGCATTGCTGATTGTTGCCGGCGTTGTGTCAGGCGCGGCACTCGGGCTTGTCGATATCGTAGCGGCTGCAATCGCAGGAAGCGTCTTGCTCGTGCTGTTCCGTTGCATCACCATGGAGGAGGCATACAGAGCGATTGACTGGAAGGTAATTTTTCTTCTTGCCGGAACACTCTCGCTCGGGCTCGCGTTGGAAAAAACAGGCGCAGCGGCGTTGCTCTCGACACAACTCATTGCGCTTGTTGGAGACCTGGGGCCGGTGGCTCTGGTCGCGGTTTTCTACTTGCTGACGTCTCTGCTTACGGAAACAATGTCGAACAACGCAACGGCGGTTTTGCTTGCCCCCATTGCCATCGGCTCGGCGCAAGCGATGGGAGTTGATGCCCGGCCGCTGCTGATGGCCGTTGCGTTTGCTGCGTCGGCGAGTTTCATGACACCCGTCGGATATCAAACGAATACCATGATTTACGGTGTCGGGCGGTATCGGTTTGCGGATTTTCTGAAAGTGGGAGCGCCGCTGAATCTCATATTCTGGATTCTTGCGACGCTGCTGATTCCTGTGTTCTGGCCTTTTTGA
- a CDS encoding Na/Pi cotransporter family protein, producing MIATVLGGIGLFLLGMILMTEALRSLAGDALRRILSRFTGGTFRAITSGAVVAAVVQSSSATTVMTIGFVSAGLLTFKQALGVILGSNIGTTSTGWLVSLLGLKFSLGTAALPLVGIGALMKLLGKERAAASGLALAGFGLVFIGIATLQTGMKDLALQIDLSGISGDAFWGRLMLVVTGIVMTVVMQSSSAAVATTLTALYSGVIVIEQAALLVVGQNVGTTVKAALVCIGASVPARRAAVGHILFNVITAAVALYFLRQFTTAAFRFADFVGDPSPAIQIAAFHTLFNLLGVVLFLPFLGLFAKLITRLVPQKGSRLTVHLDPSVAVVPSVAVEAAQRAIREVLVEVIRVAVEGIRNEKADGEHASIMNEAATAADEIRSFLGMFRSSPESAGEHDRHLSAWHALDHLDRLIAAVKKDKSTAFRQSGQLDPAALLVCEKLERLEKLLPERRALEDAEELSRATAEHRRKHRHVTLEQTAEGKLTPFQSGQLLEAMRWLDRLTYHVWRIVVHLQEKGEPQAMVESASDTEA from the coding sequence ATGATTGCAACGGTATTAGGAGGAATAGGCCTCTTTCTCCTCGGCATGATTCTTATGACGGAGGCATTACGATCCCTTGCCGGTGACGCCCTCCGCAGAATTCTGTCGCGGTTTACGGGAGGAACATTCCGCGCCATCACGTCCGGTGCAGTGGTTGCCGCTGTTGTCCAATCGTCAAGCGCCACGACCGTCATGACTATCGGCTTTGTGAGCGCCGGACTACTGACCTTCAAGCAAGCGTTGGGAGTTATTCTCGGATCCAATATCGGCACGACAAGCACCGGCTGGCTTGTATCGCTGCTCGGCCTCAAGTTCAGTCTTGGCACAGCCGCCCTTCCGCTTGTAGGCATTGGTGCGTTGATGAAGTTATTGGGCAAAGAACGTGCAGCCGCGAGCGGGCTGGCCCTTGCCGGGTTCGGACTTGTGTTTATCGGAATCGCGACGTTGCAGACGGGAATGAAGGATCTTGCCCTGCAAATCGACCTGTCCGGAATTTCCGGTGATGCATTCTGGGGAAGACTCATGCTGGTGGTAACCGGCATTGTCATGACTGTTGTGATGCAATCTTCGAGTGCGGCAGTTGCCACCACGCTTACGGCGTTGTACAGCGGCGTGATTGTTATTGAACAGGCTGCTTTGCTTGTCGTCGGGCAGAATGTCGGAACAACGGTAAAGGCAGCACTGGTGTGCATCGGAGCCTCGGTGCCTGCCCGTCGCGCTGCAGTGGGGCATATTCTCTTCAATGTGATTACCGCGGCCGTCGCTCTCTACTTCCTCCGGCAGTTTACTACCGCCGCCTTCCGGTTTGCAGACTTCGTTGGTGATCCGTCGCCCGCAATTCAGATTGCGGCGTTTCACACGTTGTTCAACCTGCTCGGTGTTGTTCTGTTCCTTCCTTTCCTGGGCCTCTTTGCGAAACTCATTACGCGTCTTGTTCCGCAGAAAGGATCGAGGCTGACAGTACATCTCGATCCGTCCGTTGCCGTGGTTCCATCTGTTGCAGTTGAAGCGGCGCAACGCGCCATCAGGGAGGTTCTTGTGGAAGTTATCCGTGTTGCTGTAGAGGGGATTCGGAACGAGAAAGCTGATGGAGAACACGCCTCAATCATGAATGAAGCCGCCACCGCCGCCGATGAGATACGCTCGTTTCTTGGAATGTTTCGCTCAAGTCCCGAAAGTGCAGGCGAGCATGATCGGCACTTGTCGGCGTGGCATGCCCTCGACCACCTTGATCGGTTGATTGCTGCAGTTAAGAAAGACAAGTCTACTGCATTTCGTCAGTCAGGACAACTCGATCCTGCTGCGCTGTTGGTGTGTGAGAAGCTGGAGAGACTGGAGAAGCTCTTGCCGGAAAGGCGGGCATTGGAAGACGCCGAGGAATTATCCCGAGCAACCGCGGAACACCGTCGCAAACACCGGCACGTGACGTTGGAACAAACAGCCGAAGGGAAGCTCACACCTTTTCAATCGGGTCAACTTCTTGAGGCGATGCGTTGGCTCGACCGTCTGACGTATCATGTATGGCGCATTGTTGTGCACCTGCAGGAAAAGGGTGAGCCGCAGGCGATGGTCGAATCCGCTTCGGATACTGAGGCGTGA
- the mqnE gene encoding aminofutalosine synthase MqnE — protein sequence MNIHFRDNNLTPIWSKVQRGERLTLEDGLTLYKTPDLLSLGKMAHYVQQEKSGDAVYFVLNQKIEHTNICVLSCKFCDFATKKGRPDAYEMTTEEILSKLTPDIHEVHITGGMPADWPWERYLDIVRTIHEKFPNTDVKAFTAVEIDFFHKKFRMPIEEVLRQLYDAGLRTMPGGGAEVFSERVRKLLFPQKIGAKGWFQVHKAAHKLGIPTNSTLLYGHIETLEERLTHMMKLREAQDETGGFLTFIPLAFQPGDTGIKPKNQFTSAIDDLKTIAISRLMLDNFPHIKAYWVMLTEEVAAMALNFGADDMDGTVGGEKIAHDAGATSPMKLAKDQIIRIIKDAGKIPVERDVYYNPLKLYTDNVIGKIPYLNSVPFYANFEKGQYRILPVAPRRMGILSEQNQIDAGLFSLMDYFGQQEKLELMGWCIATRDQVKSVMLFSNEGWLDLNGKTIGITDDTATSVKLLKVLLEKKYGVSAKFERLHSGVNDYSKYDAVLLIGDEALRANKTGLEGFELVFDLAREWYDWQKLPFVFAVWAMKKSLPEERKAELKEMIGSSLSKTEEEPSAAGAQHGISIGLTPTETQEYLAGFNYRLGEREREAMVRFAELVEAAEEGNRVIAKDSRS from the coding sequence ATGAACATCCATTTCCGAGACAACAACCTCACTCCCATCTGGTCCAAAGTGCAGCGTGGTGAACGCCTCACGTTGGAAGATGGCCTGACGCTCTACAAAACGCCCGACCTTCTTTCGCTTGGCAAGATGGCGCACTACGTCCAGCAGGAGAAGAGCGGCGACGCGGTGTACTTTGTGCTCAACCAGAAGATCGAGCACACGAACATCTGTGTCCTCTCCTGCAAGTTCTGCGACTTCGCCACGAAGAAAGGGCGTCCCGACGCCTACGAAATGACAACGGAGGAAATCCTCTCCAAACTCACGCCGGATATTCACGAAGTCCACATTACCGGCGGCATGCCGGCGGACTGGCCGTGGGAGCGGTACCTCGATATCGTCCGGACGATTCACGAGAAATTTCCGAACACGGATGTCAAAGCGTTCACGGCGGTTGAGATAGACTTCTTCCACAAGAAATTCAGAATGCCGATTGAAGAGGTGTTGCGTCAATTGTATGATGCCGGACTGCGGACGATGCCCGGTGGCGGAGCGGAAGTGTTTTCCGAGCGGGTCCGGAAGCTTCTCTTCCCGCAGAAGATCGGCGCGAAGGGATGGTTCCAAGTACACAAGGCGGCACACAAGTTGGGCATTCCGACAAACTCGACACTTCTGTACGGACACATCGAGACGCTTGAAGAACGACTCACCCACATGATGAAACTGCGCGAGGCGCAGGATGAGACAGGCGGTTTCCTGACGTTCATTCCTCTTGCATTTCAGCCCGGTGACACCGGCATCAAGCCGAAGAACCAGTTCACCTCCGCCATCGACGATCTCAAGACGATTGCCATCTCTCGGCTCATGTTGGACAACTTCCCGCACATCAAAGCCTACTGGGTGATGCTGACGGAGGAAGTTGCGGCGATGGCGTTGAACTTCGGCGCAGACGATATGGACGGCACAGTCGGCGGAGAGAAAATCGCCCACGACGCCGGAGCCACCAGTCCGATGAAACTTGCGAAGGACCAGATCATCCGCATTATCAAAGATGCGGGGAAGATTCCGGTCGAGCGGGATGTGTACTACAATCCGCTGAAGCTGTACACCGATAATGTCATCGGCAAGATACCGTATCTCAACTCGGTGCCGTTCTACGCAAACTTCGAGAAGGGACAGTATCGCATTCTGCCCGTTGCGCCTCGACGCATGGGAATTCTCAGCGAGCAGAATCAGATTGATGCCGGACTTTTCTCTCTGATGGACTATTTCGGTCAACAAGAGAAGTTGGAGTTGATGGGCTGGTGTATTGCTACGCGAGATCAGGTAAAAAGCGTGATGCTCTTCTCGAACGAAGGATGGTTGGATTTGAACGGCAAGACGATCGGGATTACTGATGATACCGCAACATCTGTGAAGCTGCTGAAAGTACTGCTGGAGAAGAAATACGGAGTGTCGGCGAAGTTCGAGCGACTGCATTCCGGCGTAAACGACTACTCGAAATACGATGCCGTGTTGCTTATTGGCGATGAGGCATTACGAGCCAACAAAACGGGCCTCGAAGGTTTTGAGTTGGTGTTCGATCTCGCACGAGAATGGTACGATTGGCAGAAGCTGCCGTTTGTCTTTGCCGTGTGGGCGATGAAGAAATCTTTGCCTGAAGAGCGCAAAGCAGAGTTGAAGGAGATGATTGGCTCGTCACTTTCGAAGACTGAAGAAGAACCCTCCGCCGCTGGAGCGCAGCATGGAATCTCTATCGGACTTACGCCGACTGAAACGCAGGAGTATTTGGCCGGGTTCAATTACCGGTTGGGTGAGAGAGAACGGGAGGCGATGGTGAGGTTTGCAGAGTTGGTGGAGGCGGCTGAAGAAGGAAATCGGGTGATCGCCAAGGATTCCCGATCCTGA
- the mqnC gene encoding dehypoxanthine futalosine cyclase — protein sequence MHLSEIHSSVRAGHRITPGDALFLLRNTNLLDLGALANEIRFTKNPESRVTFVVDTNPNYTNICNIDCIFCAFYRHAGKEGEYTYSVDHMIRSFKESAAKGVTTILLQGGVNPAVPFDYYVEMVERTVKEIPGVTPHFYSTSEIIGMAEISGQTVPQVLQRLWDAGQRSIPGGGAEILSDRVKKKISSKKGTSADWLNVMREAHKIGYKTTATMMYGHLEKDEDIIEHLEVIRQLQDEYHGFTAFIPWSFKPGNTPLEKIIPHYATANRYYQIIALSRIYLDNFDHIQASWFSEGKKAGQIALHFGADDFGGTILEENVHAAANFVNKSNTEECIELIHGAGFAAAQRNTLYDILEDYPLPEAAAA from the coding sequence ATGCATTTGTCAGAAATCCATTCCAGTGTCCGGGCAGGTCACCGAATCACCCCAGGCGACGCCCTCTTCCTACTCCGCAATACGAACCTCCTCGACCTCGGCGCACTCGCGAACGAAATCCGGTTCACGAAGAACCCCGAATCGCGGGTGACCTTCGTTGTCGATACCAACCCGAACTACACGAACATCTGCAACATTGACTGTATCTTCTGCGCATTTTACCGGCATGCGGGCAAAGAAGGTGAGTACACGTACTCCGTTGACCACATGATCAGGAGTTTCAAGGAGTCGGCGGCGAAGGGCGTCACGACCATCCTTCTGCAGGGTGGCGTGAACCCGGCGGTTCCTTTTGACTATTATGTTGAGATGGTCGAACGAACCGTGAAAGAAATCCCCGGCGTTACTCCCCACTTCTACTCGACTTCTGAAATTATCGGCATGGCGGAGATTTCAGGTCAGACTGTTCCTCAAGTGTTGCAGCGACTTTGGGATGCGGGACAGCGCTCGATTCCCGGCGGCGGTGCGGAGATTCTTTCCGATCGGGTGAAGAAGAAAATCAGCAGCAAAAAAGGAACAAGCGCCGATTGGCTGAACGTGATGCGCGAGGCGCATAAAATCGGCTACAAGACAACGGCCACGATGATGTACGGCCACTTAGAAAAAGATGAAGATATCATTGAGCACCTTGAAGTGATCCGGCAACTGCAGGATGAGTATCACGGCTTCACGGCGTTCATTCCGTGGAGTTTCAAACCGGGCAACACGCCGTTAGAGAAGATTATTCCGCATTACGCAACGGCGAACCGCTACTATCAAATCATCGCCCTCTCGCGCATCTATCTTGACAACTTCGACCACATTCAAGCGTCATGGTTTTCGGAAGGGAAGAAAGCCGGACAAATTGCCTTGCACTTCGGCGCTGATGATTTCGGCGGAACAATCCTCGAAGAGAACGTTCACGCTGCGGCGAATTTTGTGAATAAGTCAAATACGGAAGAGTGTATTGAACTGATTCACGGGGCCGGGTTTGCGGCGGCGCAACGAAACACACTGTACGACATTCTTGAGGATTATCCGCTGCCGGAAGCCGCCGCTGCTTGA